From the genome of Miscanthus floridulus cultivar M001 chromosome 10, ASM1932011v1, whole genome shotgun sequence, one region includes:
- the LOC136485925 gene encoding proteasome subunit alpha type-5-like, whose protein sequence is MFLTRTEYDRGVNTFSPEGRLFQVEYAIEAIKLGSTAIGLKTKDGVVLAVEKRVTSPLLEPSSVEKIMEIDEHIGCAMSGLIADARTLVEHARVETQNHRFSYGEPMTVESSTQAICDLALRFGEGDEESMSRPFGVSLLIAGHDENGPSLYYTDPSGTFWQCNAKAIGSGSEGADSSLQEQYNKELTLQEAETITLSILKQVMEEKVTPNNVDIAKVAPKYYLYTPAEVEAVIARL, encoded by the exons ATGTTTCTCACGAG GACGGAGTACGACCGCGGGGTGAACACCTTCTCGCCGGAGGGGCGGCTGTTCCAGGTCGAGTACGCCATCGAGGCCATCAAG TTGGGATCCACTGCAATCGGGTTGAAGACAAAGGATGGCGTTGTTCTCGCCGTCGAGAAACGTGTGACCTCGCCACTGCTG GAACCTAGCAGTGTGgagaaaatcatggaaattgatgAGCACATAGGCTGTGCCATGAGTGGACTTATTGCTGATGCTAGAACATTAGTTGAGCACGCTCGTGTTGAGACCCAG AATCATAGGTTCTCATATGGGGAGCCAATGACCGTAGAATCTTCTACACAAGCTATCTGTGACCTGGCTCTGCGCTTTGGCGAAGGTGATGAAGAGTCAATG TCACGGCCATTTGGAGTCTCCCTCCTAATCGCTGGACATGATGAGAATGGACCTAGCTT ATACTACACGGACCCATCTGGAACCTTTTggcaatgcaatgcaaaggcaaTTGGATCAGGTTCTGAAGGAGCTGATAGCTCCTTGCAGGAGCAGTACAACAAG GAACTGACCCTCCAGGAGGCGGAGACCATAACCCTTTCTATCCTGAAGCAGGTTATGGAAGAGAAG GTGACCCCAAACAATGTCGATATCGCCAAGGTTGCCCCCAAGTACTACCTCTACACCCCTGCCGAGGTCGAAGCTGTCATCGCGAGGCTGTAA
- the LOC136489866 gene encoding protein FAR1-RELATED SEQUENCE 5-like, with amino-acid sequence MGNGPCSTSYSCSAPAAFCCAADMAFSFFSESISSADTAPPIRNLTLNGVTEKISDLQAFEIETADNAGIGPKAAHELATRQVGGPLNLSFTLRDQKNYLRTKRQREMAYEQVGSMLKYFRDKIAENPSFQYALQMDCEEQIANIFCADAKMIMDYAHFGDVVSFDTTLRTNKESRPFGVFVGFNHFRETVVFGAALMYDETFESFKWLFETFLKAHNGQQPKTFYTDQDAAMGKAVVEVFTEAWHGLCTFHIMQNAIKHLHEDKDEEKEKGKKKQKKKTEKEMEKNESLSILSDFSACMFEYEDMTEFEQKFDLMRQKVSKQTWLDSIYKLKEKLAECYMKDVFTLGMRSTQLSESLNNDLKIHFKSDFDIIRFFKQFEKVVQGKRNNELNSEFDSTKKLPKLGLRRPPSILLQASKLYTPIIFEAFQGKY; translated from the exons ATGGGGAATGGCCCGtgctccacctcctactcctgctcCGCTCCCGCCGCCTTCTGCTGCGCCGCCGACATGGCCTTCTCCTTTTTCTCTGAGAGCATCTCAAGCGCCGATACAGCTCCCCCGATTAG AAACCTGACACTTAATGGTGTCACAGAGAAAATTTCAGATTTACAAGCTTTTGAAATTGAAACAGCAGATAATGCAGGAATTGGGCCAAAAGCTGCTCATGAGTTAGCTACTCGCCAAGTTGGTGGTCCACTTAATCTTAGCTTCACCCTTCGTGACCAGAAGAATTATTTGCGGACCAAGCGCCAAAGAGAGATGGCATACGAACAAGTAGGTAGTATGCTGAAGTATTTTCGAGACAAAATTGCCGAGAATCCATCGTTCCAGTATGCATTGCAAATGGACTGTGAAGAACAAATAGCCAATATATTTTGCGCTGATGCTAAAATGATAATGGATTATGCACATTTTGGTGATGTTGTTAGTTTTGACACTACTTTGAGAACAAACAAGGAGAGTAGACCTTTTGGTGTATTTGTTGGATTCAATCACTTTAGAGAAACTGTAGTTTTTGGTGCTGCTCTCATGTATGATGAGACATTTGAATCCTTCAAGTGGCTTTTTGAGACCTTTCTAAAAGCTCATAATGGACAACAGCCTAAAACTTTTTACACAGATCAGGATGCAGCAATGGGAAAGGCAGTTGTAGAAGTGTTCACGGAAGCATGGCATGGATTATGCACCTTCCACATCATGCAAAATGCTATCAAACATCTACATGAAGATAAGGATGAAGAGAAGGAAAAGGggaagaaaaaacaaaagaagaaaacagagaagGAAATGGAGAAAAATGAAAGCTTAAGTATTCTATCAGATTTTAGTGCCTGCATGTTTGAGTACGAAGACATGACAGAATTCGAACAAAAATTTGACCTCATGAGGCAAAAGGTGAGCAAGCAAACTTGGTTGGACAGTATATACAAGTTGAAAGAAAAATTGGCTGAATGTTACATGAAGGATGTCTTCACATTAGGAATGAGAAGTACACAATTGAGTGAGAGTTTGAACAATGacttgaaaatccatttcaaatctGATTTTGATATCATCCGGTTCTTTAAGCAATTTGAAAAGGTGGTGCAAGGGAAAAGGAACAATGAACTAAATTCAGAATTTGATTCCACGAAAAAGTTACCTAAACTAGGTTTGAGGAGACCACCGTCTATATTGTTGCAAGCTAGCAAGTTGTATACACCTATTATATTTGAAGCTTTTCAAGGCAAATATTAA
- the LOC136485926 gene encoding DNA repair protein RAD51 homolog A-like, with protein MMIETRFALMVVDSATALYRTDFSGRGELSAGQMHMAKFLRSLQKLADEFGVAVVITNQVVAQVDGSAMFAGPQIKPIGGNIMAHASTTRLALRKGRGEERICKVISSPCLAEAEARFQIASEGVADVKD; from the exons ATGATGATAGAAACAAG GTTTGCTCTCATGGTTGTTGACAGCGCCACAGCCCTGTACAGAACTGATTTCTCAGGAAGAGGGGAGCTATCGGCTGGGCAAATGCATATGGCTAAGTTCCTGAGGAGCCTTCAGAAGTTAGCAGATGAG TTTGGCGTTGCTGTGGTTATCACCAATCAAGTAGTAGCACAAGTGGATGGCTCTGCTATGTTTGCCGGACCGCAGATCAAGCCAATTGGTGGTAACATCATGGCTCATGCTTCCACAACAAG GCTTGCTCTTCGCAAGGGAAGAGGGGAGGAGCGGATTTGTAAAGTAATAAGCTCTCCCTGCCTGGCTGAAGCTGAAGCGAGGTTTCAGATAGCTTCTGAAGGTGTCGCAGATGTCAAGGATTGA